The Desulfosporosinus sp. Sb-LF genome contains a region encoding:
- a CDS encoding MFS transporter: MKENSLRSVLIVVMITSFLAPFTGNAINIAIPAIAGEFHSTPVMLNMVVASYIIASAAFLLPFGRLGDIVGRRKVFVVGMFLFSITSFLCAIAFSLQSLILFRVLQGVASSMIFGTSMAILISFVPPQERGKVIGLTVSTTYLGLSLGPVLGGFITAYLSWRVIFCLNCFIGLFVAVFTLLKVREDSSGTQEETFDLIGSILCVAGIVSILYGVSTISTVPLARFILLAGLVLFVVFIRYEMTLKFPLIKIEMFTRNIPFAFSNLAALVNYAATFASTFMMSLYLQTVMGFSPEKAGLILLAQPIVMAILSPYAGKLSDRMQPRIVASWGMGITTIGLFFFIFLSDHSPVVLIIANLMMIGVGFALFSSPNTKAVMSSVSKSFYGVASSTLGTMRLVGQAISMTIVTLITSLFMKNLNIGSADYATQYLKSSKIAFLVFTVICCAGIIASLARGSMESSNNNL, from the coding sequence ATGAAAGAGAATTCATTAAGATCGGTCTTAATCGTCGTCATGATTACCTCATTCTTAGCACCGTTTACGGGGAATGCGATTAATATAGCCATTCCGGCGATAGCGGGTGAATTTCATAGTACCCCAGTCATGCTAAATATGGTTGTAGCGAGTTACATTATTGCTTCGGCAGCCTTTTTACTCCCGTTCGGTCGACTTGGCGATATTGTCGGAAGAAGAAAAGTTTTTGTCGTAGGTATGTTCTTGTTCAGCATAACCTCGTTTCTTTGTGCTATAGCTTTTTCTCTCCAATCGTTGATCCTATTTAGGGTCTTGCAAGGAGTAGCCAGTTCTATGATCTTTGGAACGTCGATGGCCATCTTGATTTCCTTTGTTCCTCCCCAAGAGAGAGGTAAGGTTATTGGTTTGACTGTTTCCACGACGTATTTAGGGCTTTCGCTTGGACCCGTACTGGGCGGATTCATTACGGCTTATTTAAGCTGGAGAGTAATTTTCTGCCTTAACTGTTTTATCGGCTTGTTTGTGGCGGTTTTCACGTTACTCAAAGTCCGGGAAGATTCGAGTGGAACACAAGAGGAAACGTTTGATTTAATCGGTAGTATACTTTGCGTAGCAGGAATTGTTTCAATTTTGTATGGAGTATCCACTATTTCTACCGTACCCCTCGCACGGTTTATATTGCTTGCAGGTCTTGTGTTATTTGTTGTGTTTATTCGTTATGAAATGACCCTGAAATTTCCTTTAATTAAGATCGAAATGTTTACGCGTAACATACCGTTTGCCTTTTCGAATTTAGCGGCATTGGTCAATTATGCGGCTACTTTTGCATCAACTTTCATGATGTCTCTATATTTGCAGACCGTCATGGGGTTTAGCCCCGAAAAAGCAGGTCTGATTCTTTTAGCTCAGCCTATCGTTATGGCAATCCTATCTCCCTATGCGGGAAAACTTTCGGATCGTATGCAACCACGCATCGTTGCTTCATGGGGCATGGGAATAACGACGATTGGACTATTTTTCTTCATCTTTTTAAGTGATCACAGTCCAGTTGTGCTCATTATTGCTAATTTAATGATGATAGGCGTTGGATTTGCCTTGTTTTCTTCCCCGAATACCAAAGCGGTCATGAGTTCAGTGAGTAAGAGCTTTTATGGGGTCGCTTCATCGACGCTTGGTACGATGAGGCTTGTAGGGCAGGCGATAAGTATGACGATCGTCACTTTAATTACATCGCTTTTCATGAAAAACTTGAACATCGGATCTGCCGATTACGCCACTCAGTACCTTAAAAGTTCAAAGATTGCCTTCCTAGTATTTACTGTAATTTGTTGTGCAGGGATCATCGCCTCGCTCGCACGAGGAAGTATGGAATCTTCGAATAACAACCTGTAG